TCTCCTTTATATTCTAATGCCGCTGCTATTCCCGATGCTGTTGAAGCGGCTGCAGCAAATGCAATGTTTAATAATGGTACTCCTATTGAAACATACGGGTATGGACTTTGTATTATTGATGTACATCCTGCTGGTACAACCATTATTACTTTTGGTCCCAATGCTTTTAGTGCCATTCTTAATCCTATTGTAAAACCACATCCTGGACATGCTGCGGTGCCCGGTAGTAGGTATTCTTCTCTAGGAATTTCTCTTATTGATGTCATTCAGAGCACCTCCCTTCTAAGGTTGATCCATTCTATACCTGGCTCTTCATCTTTTTCTAATATTTCATAACCTCTCTTGAACATTGATATGAAATTTTGGAGTGTTATGTCACGTCCTCCTAGTCCTGCTATAAACCCGTGCACTAGGGGTTGTTTTTTCATTGTTTGAAATACCCCCTTTACTTCGTTCAATAATATTCCACCTATTCCTGGTGATAAGTTTCTATCTACTACTATGAGAACTTTTGAATTGTGTGCTGCTTGTCTGAGTTCTTCTGATGGGAACGGTCTTATTACACGTAATCTTATCACACCGGTTTTGTATCCTTCTGCTCTAAGTATATCAGCTGCCTCTTTTGCATCACCAGACGGTGATCCTATTGTTATCATGTTTACATCCGCATCTGTGCACTTATAACAGTCTATCAGATCTCCGTGGTATTTTCCTGTGAGTTTTGCCCATTGATTCGCTGCATCTTTTATTACTGATTTTGCGTCTGTCATTGCTTTATAAAGAAGATACCTGAACTCCATATACCATTCTGGATATGTAAGGCTTCCATGCGTTATTGGGTTGTTTGGATCTAGGATAAATGATCTTTTGCTTTCTTGCGCAAGAAAATTGTCCACAAGCTCTTGGTCCGGTATCTCAACTGGTGTTGTTGTGTGTGAGAGTATGAATGCGTCCATTCCTATCATAACCGGTAATAGAACGTTTTCGTTTTCTGCGATTCTGTATGCCTGTATTATTGTATCAAGGACTTCTTGATTATTTTCAGCCATGAATACTATCCATCCAGTATCTCTCTCTAATAGTATATCCGTATGTTCATCCCAAATACTCCATGGTGGTGCAAAGGCTCGAGTCACTACTGGCATTACTATTGGCAATCGTGCTCCTGAAGCCCAAATAACCATTTCATGCATGTATGCTAATCCGTGTGATGATGTTGCTGTGAATGCTCGAAGTCCTGTGGATGCCGCACCTATGCATGCTGCGAGTGCGCTATGTTCTGATTCAACCCTAATAAATTTTGCGTTTAATTCACCGATTTCTACCATTTGTGCTAATCGTTCTACTATAACAGTTTGTGGTGTTATAGGGTATGCTGATATGAACTGAACTTTTGAAAGTTTTGCACCATAGGCTGCTGCATGATTACCATTTATAACTAATGTTTGCGCCATTCTTATTCCTCCTCAACCATATCAATAGCTTTAAAGGGACAAACGTTAGCACATATTCCACAACCTTTACAATACTCATATTCTATTAGTACTTTATCTTTTTCAGTTCTTGCTATAGAACTTTCTGGGCAGTACATCCAACATATGAGACAATCTTTACATTTGTCATAATTAATTATGGGTTTCGCTGTCCTCCATGAACCAGTTTTACCTGATGCACCTATGGCAGGGCGTGAGATTGGTGTTAACGGTATTTTAATGCTCATAGTTTTATCACATCCTCATATGCCATTAATGCTGCTTTAGCGTTTGATTCGCCTATGTTTCCTTTCCATGTATCTTTAATTGCTCTTACTAATGATTCGATTTTTATTATATTCGTTGCTTTTACTACAGCGCCCAGGATCCCTGTATTTACTGTTGGCCATCCAGCAGCTACTAGATTTAGTTTTATTGCTATCTTTGTTGCATTCACTGTATATACTGTTCCATGTTCTAGTTTTAGTGGTTCGATTTCTTTTCCTCCGGTGTTTATTATGATAGCGCCGTTTTTTCTAAGTCCGCTTGTTACATTTATCAGCTTAAGTATTGAAGGATCTAAGACGACTACCACATCGGATTCATAAATTTGATAGTGAACCTTTAATGGTCTATCTGAAATTCTTGCATACGCAGCTACAGGTGCGCCCCTACGTTCAGCGCCGAAGAATGGGTATGATTGACCCCATTTGTCTTCCAAATAAGCAGCCTTTACGAGAAGATCTGCAGCAGTCACGACGCCTTGACCGCCTCTTCCATGAAACCTAAACTCAACTAGCATTACCTTACCCTCAAGGTATATAAAAAAATGGTGAAATAAATATTTAACGTGATGATGTATTAAAATTAATATTAAAATGTCATACAATATTAATAAAATTAATTCTAAATATCTGATATTGCAAAACAAAAAGTTTTACAAAAATTTTGTAGACTGTTAGAATGTTGGTTGATGTACTGATCGTTCCACTGCAAAACTTACTACCATTGAGACTGCGAATAACAATATTGAAATGAACCATGAAGGTATTATTAAAGCTTCAGCTGCTGGAAATGGGAAATAGTCGAGTATTGTTGGGCCTGCGTTTACTGCATCTTGTACCGCTGATAGGAGTGTATACATTACACCACCTAAGCCTAATGTTATTCCAAACGCTTTGGTTTTCATCTGTAGGATTGCTCCTATTACAGCGAATGCTGTTATCCAAAACACCATGTTTATCAGATACGTATCGATCATTTTTTACACCAAAGTTTATTTGCCCGATGAAGTTATATATTCTAGTGTATCTAATAATTAGCAAAAATGTGCAACGATGCGATCTTTAAATGTTTATTGTTTTCTCATGTTTCATTTCTAGAATTCATAATGAAAGTTAATTTTCCGATAAGT
This region of Thermoprotei archaeon genomic DNA includes:
- a CDS encoding transketolase C-terminal domain-containing protein, producing the protein MAQTLVINGNHAAAYGAKLSKVQFISAYPITPQTVIVERLAQMVEIGELNAKFIRVESEHSALAACIGAASTGLRAFTATSSHGLAYMHEMVIWASGARLPIVMPVVTRAFAPPWSIWDEHTDILLERDTGWIVFMAENNQEVLDTIIQAYRIAENENVLLPVMIGMDAFILSHTTTPVEIPDQELVDNFLAQESKRSFILDPNNPITHGSLTYPEWYMEFRYLLYKAMTDAKSVIKDAANQWAKLTGKYHGDLIDCYKCTDADVNMITIGSPSGDAKEAADILRAEGYKTGVIRLRVIRPFPSEELRQAAHNSKVLIVVDRNLSPGIGGILLNEVKGVFQTMKKQPLVHGFIAGLGGRDITLQNFISMFKRGYEILEKDEEPGIEWINLRREVL
- a CDS encoding 4Fe-4S binding protein, coding for MSIKIPLTPISRPAIGASGKTGSWRTAKPIINYDKCKDCLICWMYCPESSIARTEKDKVLIEYEYCKGCGICANVCPFKAIDMVEEE
- a CDS encoding 2-oxoacid:acceptor oxidoreductase family protein; amino-acid sequence: MLVEFRFHGRGGQGVVTAADLLVKAAYLEDKWGQSYPFFGAERRGAPVAAYARISDRPLKVHYQIYESDVVVVLDPSILKLINVTSGLRKNGAIIINTGGKEIEPLKLEHGTVYTVNATKIAIKLNLVAAGWPTVNTGILGAVVKATNIIKIESLVRAIKDTWKGNIGESNAKAALMAYEDVIKL